The following nucleotide sequence is from Pseudomonadales bacterium.
TCAACCTGAAGATCAAACCGTAGCAATCCAGCGTGTCGCGCAACGACACATCGTTAGCGCTAGGGTTTAACGGAGGATTCATTGTGTTCGATTCAGAAGTCATGGTGTTTCTCCTTGTCATCGCGCGCATTGGAAACTAGCGAGCGACCGCAATCGCATCAGGCGCGCTGTCGGCCTCCTGCCAACCGCTCCCGAGCACTTTGTAGAGGGTCACAAGATTGGTCGACCGTGAAAGTTGGGTAGCGATCAGGTTTTTCTGGGCACTGTAGAGCGCGCGTTGCGCGTCGAGCACGTTGAGATAGCTGTCGATGCCGCCGCGGTAGCGTACCTCGGACAGTTGGTAGGTCACTGCGGTGGCATCCGTCAGCGAACGCTGCGCAGCGAGTTGATTGTCAATGTTGCTACGCAAAGCAAGCGCATCGGCCACCTCGCGGAAAGCGGTCTGGATTCTCTTCTCATACTGCGCCACCAGCATGTCGCGCTCGACCTCGGCGACGCGCAGATGGGCGCGGTTGCTGCCAGCGTTGAAGATCGGCAGCGTCACCTGCGGCAGGAAGCTCCAGGTGCCGGAACCGGAGGCGAACAAGCCCGACAGACTGTCGCTGGCAGTGCCCGCGCTGGCGGTGAGCGTGATGCTCGGGAAAAACGCGGCTCGCGCCGCACCGATGTTGGCATTGGCGGCGAGCAGTGCGTGCTCTGCCTGTTGCACATCGGGACGCTGCAACAACACCTCGCCGGGTAGTCCAACCGACAGCTCCGACATTACGTCGCGCAATTGATCCGGCGCCGCCGGCAGCAGGTCGGCCGGGACCGGCGTACCGAGCAGCAACGCCAGTGCATTGCGGTCCTGTGCGACCAGGGCGGTGAAAGCCGCGACGTCGACGCGCGCCGCATCGACGCTGGTCTGGGCCTGGCGGGCGTCCAGTTCGGAGGCCACGCCCACCTCGAAGCTGCGGCGTGTGAGCGCGTAGGATTCGCTCTGGCTTGCTAGGGTCTCCTGCGCGAGCCGCAGGCGTTCCGCGTCCGCGCTCCAGGTCAGGTAGGCGCTGGCGACTTCGGCAACCAGGCTGATACGCGTACTGCGCGTCGCCTGTTCGCTGGCGAGATACTGTTCCAGCGCCTGGTCCTTGAGACTGCGCAGCCGCCCGAACAGGTCGAGTTCCCAGGCGGAGAAACCCAGATCGACGGCGTACTCGTGACTCGAACGCGTGCTGTCATTGCCCGACAGCGTGAACAACGCGCGCTGGGCACTGTACCCGGCACTGGCATCGACAGACGGCAACAGGTCGGCACGCTGGATACGATACTGCGCCTGTACCTTTTCGACGTTCAGTGCTGCCACGCGCAGGTCGCGGTTATTTTCCAGCGCCAGTTCGATGAGTCGCTGCAGGGCAGCATCGTTGAAGTAAGCGCGCCATTCGAGATCGGCCGCAGCGCGTGCGTCCTGCTGCGCTTGCGGCGTGTCCGCCGCTTTGCTGGGCCAGCTGTCGGGCACCGGCGCCGGCGGGCGCTGGTAGTCCGGTGCCAGCGTGGCGCAACCGCCGAGCAACAGTGCGGCCAGTACCGTGGTGGTAGCTTTGCTAACTGTGTACATGATTCACGCCTCTCCCGTGGCGGGCGCATCGGGCAGCGCCACGGTATCGGCTTGAGTGCGGATGAAACGCTGCCGGATCATCACGAAGAACAGGGGCACGAAGAAAATACCCAGCAGCGTCGCCGCCAGCATGCCGCCCAGTACGCCGGTGCCGATCGCATTCTGGCTGCCCGAGCCGGCGCCGTTGCTGATCGCCAGCGGCAGCACGCCGAAACCGAACGCCAGCGAGGTCATAATGATCGGTCGCAGGCGCCGGCGCGCTGCTGCCATGGCTGCGTCGACCAGTGCCATACCCTCTTCCTGCAGTGCCTTGGCGAATTCCACGATCAAAATGGCGTTCTTGGACGCCAGCCCGATGGTGGTCAACAGGCCGACCTGGAAGTAGATGTCGTTGGGCAGACCTCGCAGTGTGGTGGCCAAGACCGCGCCGAGCACGCCCAGCGGCACCACCAGCATCACCGAGAACGGTACCGACCAGCTTTCGTACAATGCCGCCAGCGCCAGGAATACCACCAGGATGGATAGCGCGTACAGCGCCGGGGCCTGACCGCCGGCCAGGCGTTCTTCAAAGGACAACCCTGTCCAGCTGAAACCAACCCCTGTGGGCAGTTTGGCGATCAGGCTCTCCATCGTTGCCATGGCTTCGCCGGAACTCACACCCGGCGCCGCCGCACCGTTGATCTGCAATGCAGGCAGACCGTTGTAGCGCTCCAGGCGCGGTGAACCGTAGCTCCATTCGGCGTCGGCGAAGGCCGGGAACGGTACCATTTCACCGGCGCTGTTGCGCACCCACCAGTCATCGAGGTGTTCGGGCAGCATGCGGAACGGTGCGTCGGCCTGCAGATAGACCTTCTTCACCCGGCCCTCGTGTACGAAGTCATCCACGTAGGCACTGCCCCAGGCGCTGGACAGACCGGCGTTGATGTCGGCAATCGACAGGCCAAGGGCGCCCGCCCTGGTATGATCCACGTTAACCTGCAACTGCGGTGTATCGTTGAGGCCGTTGGGACGCACGCCGACCAGGCGCGCATCCTGCGCAGCCATACCCAGCAACTGGTTGCGCGCCTGCATCAGCGCGTCATGGCCGACATTAGCCTGGTCCTGCAGGTACAGATCGAAACCGTTGGCGGTGCCCAGTTCCATCACCGCCGGCGGCGGGAAGGCGAACACCTGCGCATCGCGGATCTTGCTGAACGCCTGCATGGCGCGGCCGACCACGGCATTGAGACTCAGGTCGGGAGTCTGCCGCTCGCTCCAGTCTTTCAGGCGCACGAAGGCGATCGCCATATTCTGGCCGCTGCCGGCAAAACTGAAGCCGGCCACCGCGACCATCTGCTCCACCGCGGGATCACTCAGAAAATGCGCTTCCACCTGCTCGATCACTTCCAGTGCGCGCTCCTGGGTGGCGCCCGCCGGCAGCACGATCTGGTTGAACAGGATGCCCTGGTCCTCGTCCGGCAGGAAGGCCGTGGGTATGCGTAGGAACAACGCCGCCATGACAGCCACCAGCAGGCCATAAACAAACAGCGAACGGCGCCTGCGCATCAACATACCGCCGACCAGTGCCAGGTAGCCGCCACGGGCGCGCTCGAAACCGCGGTTAAAGGCGCCGAAGAAACCGCCGCGCGCGGCGTGTTTCTCGTCATCGATGGGCTTGAGCATGGTGGCGCAGAGCGCCGGTGTGAACACCAGCGCCACCAGCACCGACAACAGCATGGCCGAAACGATAGAGATGGAGAACTGGCGGTAGATCACGCCCGTGGAGCCGCCGAAAAACGCCATCGGCACGAACACCGCCGACAGCACCAGCGCGATGCCGATCAGCGCGCCGGTGATCTGCCCCATGGACTTGCGCGTCGCCTCGCGCGGCGACAATCCGTCCTCACGCATCACGCGCTCGACGTTTTCCACCACCACGATGGCGTCGTCCACCAGCAGGCCGATGGCCAGCACCATGGCGAACATGGTCAGGGTGTTGATGGAAAAACCGAACGCCGCCAGCACGCCGAAGGTACCGAGCAGCACCACCGGCACCGCCAGCGTAGGGATTAGGGTGGCGCGCAGATTCTGCAGAAACAGGTACATGACCAGGAACACCAGCACGATCGCCTCGCCCAGGGTAAAGACGACTTCACTGATAGAGATACGCACGAACGGCGTGGTGTCGTAGGGGTAGATCACCTCCATGTCCGCCGGAAAGTACTGCGCCAGCTCGTCGAGCCTGGCGCGCACGGCGTTGGCCGTATCCAGCGCATTG
It contains:
- the adeC gene encoding AdeC/AdeK/OprM family multidrug efflux complex outer membrane factor; translated protein: MYTVSKATTTVLAALLLGGCATLAPDYQRPPAPVPDSWPSKAADTPQAQQDARAAADLEWRAYFNDAALQRLIELALENNRDLRVAALNVEKVQAQYRIQRADLLPSVDASAGYSAQRALFTLSGNDSTRSSHEYAVDLGFSAWELDLFGRLRSLKDQALEQYLASEQATRSTRISLVAEVASAYLTWSADAERLRLAQETLASQSESYALTRRSFEVGVASELDARQAQTSVDAARVDVAAFTALVAQDRNALALLLGTPVPADLLPAAPDQLRDVMSELSVGLPGEVLLQRPDVQQAEHALLAANANIGAARAAFFPSITLTASAGTASDSLSGLFASGSGTWSFLPQVTLPIFNAGSNRAHLRVAEVERDMLVAQYEKRIQTAFREVADALALRSNIDNQLAAQRSLTDATAVTYQLSEVRYRGGIDSYLNVLDAQRALYSAQKNLIATQLSRSTNLVTLYKVLGSGWQEADSAPDAIAVAR
- a CDS encoding efflux RND transporter permease subunit yields the protein MARFFIDRPIFAWVIAIVIMLAGTLSILALPIAQYPAIASPQISISASYPGASAQAVQDTVVQVIEQQMSGLDGLRYISSTSESTGAGTVTLTFENGTDPDTAQVQVQNKLQLATPQLPAEVQAQGMRVAKSVRNFLMVVGLVSPNGSFDDGALGDYLASRVQDPISRVPGVGEVTAFSSQYAMRIWLNPDKLHQYGLTPDDVTAAIQAQNAQVSAGQLGATPAVPGQQLNATITVQSRLNTPEQFEDILLRTGADGARVYLRDVARVTLGNETYGKLARHNGKPAAAMAVRLATGANALDTANAVRARLDELAQYFPADMEVIYPYDTTPFVRISISEVVFTLGEAIVLVFLVMYLFLQNLRATLIPTLAVPVVLLGTFGVLAAFGFSINTLTMFAMVLAIGLLVDDAIVVVENVERVMREDGLSPREATRKSMGQITGALIGIALVLSAVFVPMAFFGGSTGVIYRQFSISIVSAMLLSVLVALVFTPALCATMLKPIDDEKHAARGGFFGAFNRGFERARGGYLALVGGMLMRRRRSLFVYGLLVAVMAALFLRIPTAFLPDEDQGILFNQIVLPAGATQERALEVIEQVEAHFLSDPAVEQMVAVAGFSFAGSGQNMAIAFVRLKDWSERQTPDLSLNAVVGRAMQAFSKIRDAQVFAFPPPAVMELGTANGFDLYLQDQANVGHDALMQARNQLLGMAAQDARLVGVRPNGLNDTPQLQVNVDHTRAGALGLSIADINAGLSSAWGSAYVDDFVHEGRVKKVYLQADAPFRMLPEHLDDWWVRNSAGEMVPFPAFADAEWSYGSPRLERYNGLPALQINGAAAPGVSSGEAMATMESLIAKLPTGVGFSWTGLSFEERLAGGQAPALYALSILVVFLALAALYESWSVPFSVMLVVPLGVLGAVLATTLRGLPNDIYFQVGLLTTIGLASKNAILIVEFAKALQEEGMALVDAAMAAARRRLRPIIMTSLAFGFGVLPLAISNGAGSGSQNAIGTGVLGGMLAATLLGIFFVPLFFVMIRQRFIRTQADTVALPDAPATGEA